One part of the [Synechococcus] sp. NIES-970 genome encodes these proteins:
- the menB gene encoding naphthoate synthase — protein sequence MESLAWQVVKPYEDIVYQKLDGIAKITINRPHKRNAFRPQTVFEMYEAFCDAREDPAIGVVLLTGAGPHTDGKYAFCSGGDQSVRGVGGYVDQDGVPRLNVLDLQKLIRSMPKVVIALVAGYAIGGGHVLHLLCDLTIAADNAIFGQTGPKVGSFDGGFGASYMARIVGQKKAREIWFLCRQYDANEALDMGLVNRVVPVEQLEAEGVQWAREVLDKSPIAIRCLKAALNADCDGQVGLQELAGNATMLYYMTAEGQEGKQAFLEKRSPDFRQYPWLP from the coding sequence ATGGAATCTCTTGCTTGGCAAGTTGTCAAACCCTACGAAGATATTGTCTACCAAAAGTTGGATGGCATTGCAAAGATTACGATTAACCGTCCCCACAAACGCAATGCCTTTAGGCCCCAAACGGTTTTTGAAATGTATGAGGCTTTTTGTGATGCCCGCGAAGACCCGGCTATTGGTGTCGTTCTGCTGACTGGTGCTGGCCCCCATACGGATGGCAAATATGCGTTTTGCTCAGGCGGGGATCAATCAGTGCGGGGTGTGGGAGGTTACGTAGACCAGGATGGTGTGCCTCGCCTAAATGTTCTGGATCTCCAAAAATTAATCCGCTCGATGCCTAAGGTGGTCATCGCCCTTGTCGCTGGTTATGCCATTGGTGGGGGCCATGTGCTGCATCTCCTGTGTGATTTAACCATTGCAGCGGACAATGCAATTTTTGGGCAAACAGGGCCAAAGGTAGGGAGCTTTGATGGTGGATTTGGGGCCAGTTATATGGCACGAATCGTCGGTCAAAAGAAAGCGCGGGAAATATGGTTTCTTTGTCGTCAGTATGATGCCAATGAAGCTCTAGATATGGGCTTGGTCAACCGGGTTGTTCCTGTTGAACAATTGGAGGCAGAGGGCGTGCAATGGGCACGGGAAGTGTTGGACAAAAGCCCGATCGCCATTCGTTGCCTCAAGGCGGCTCTCAATGCTGATTGTGACGGTCAAGTTGGTCTGCAAGAGCTGGCTGGTAATGCGACGATGCTCTACTACATGACCGCCGAAGGCCAAGAAGGAAAACAAGCATTTCTGGAGAAGCGATCGCCTGATTTTCGGCAATATCCTTGGTTGCCCTAG
- a CDS encoding two-component response regulator, OmpR subfamily protein — MLSLDLMSHTLDAELSTKARILVVEDEAVIRDMIVMGLEEEGYEVFFADNGRTGLNMLQNPEFNAPDMPLDLVILDIMLPEVNGLDLCRFLRYQGNTIPILVLSAKASETDRVLGLEVGADDYLTKPFSLRELVARCRALLRRQQFIRSTPKNSVRQFKDISLFPEECRVMVRGEEVNLSPKEYRLLELFMSYPRRVWSRDQLIEQVWGADFLGDTKTVDVHIRWLREKLELDPSQPEYLITVRGFGYRFG, encoded by the coding sequence ATGCTTTCCCTTGATTTGATGTCGCATACCCTAGACGCTGAACTATCGACGAAAGCACGGATCCTCGTCGTGGAAGATGAAGCGGTCATTCGTGACATGATTGTGATGGGCCTAGAAGAAGAAGGCTATGAAGTCTTTTTCGCAGACAATGGTCGGACAGGTCTGAATATGCTGCAGAACCCAGAATTTAATGCTCCGGATATGCCTCTAGACCTCGTCATCCTAGACATTATGCTGCCAGAGGTGAATGGTCTAGATTTGTGCCGCTTCTTGAGATATCAAGGGAATACTATTCCCATTCTTGTGCTCAGTGCCAAAGCCAGTGAAACAGACCGTGTTCTGGGTCTTGAGGTGGGAGCCGATGACTATCTCACCAAACCATTTAGCTTGCGAGAATTAGTGGCGCGGTGTCGTGCCCTGTTGCGACGACAGCAATTTATTCGGAGTACCCCCAAAAATTCTGTACGTCAGTTTAAAGATATTTCTTTATTCCCTGAAGAATGTCGTGTGATGGTGCGGGGAGAAGAGGTCAATCTATCACCGAAAGAATATCGACTTCTAGAACTATTTATGAGCTATCCTCGACGGGTTTGGTCCCGAGATCAGCTCATTGAACAAGTTTGGGGGGCTGATTTTCTTGGGGATACAAAAACTGTCGATGTACATATCCGTTGGCTACGGGAAAAACTAGAACTAGACCCCAGTCAACCAGAATATTTGATCACAGTGCGGGGTTTTGGTTATCGATTTGGCTAA
- a CDS encoding RNA-binding protein, which produces MSIYVGNLDYAVEEDDLREVFNDYGKVKRVYLPVDRETQRKRGFGFVEMSSDEEEDKAIEALDGASWMGRDMKVNKARPRDE; this is translated from the coding sequence ATGTCAATTTACGTTGGAAACCTCGACTACGCGGTAGAAGAAGACGATCTTCGTGAAGTGTTCAATGACTATGGCAAAGTAAAGCGTGTCTATTTACCCGTAGACCGTGAAACCCAGAGAAAGCGCGGTTTCGGCTTTGTAGAAATGTCTAGTGATGAAGAAGAAGATAAGGCGATCGAAGCCCTTGATGGAGCGAGCTGGATGGGCCGCGATATGAAAGTAAATAAGGCGCGTCCCCGCGACGAATAG
- a CDS encoding hypothetical protein (conserved hypothetical protein), whose amino-acid sequence MDCSYSLPCPNCGASALRRYFHNSSLRETTCDACDYLLVSCEETGNVVESYAPGLYDF is encoded by the coding sequence ATGGACTGTTCGTATTCGCTTCCTTGTCCCAATTGTGGTGCTTCGGCTCTTCGTCGTTATTTTCATAATTCTAGCTTGCGGGAAACCACCTGCGACGCCTGCGATTACTTGTTGGTTAGCTGCGAAGAAACAGGTAATGTCGTCGAATCTTATGCACCCGGCCTCTATGATTTTTAA
- a CDS encoding GAF domain protein gives MFDRSLHQVNERLNRTLTRNQVLQQVTDQTRSKLQVSRVVIYYFYREWKGQVIIESLNQNRFSILGSTGADDCFTEDYAQQYLQGKILQIADVGASGLDPCHLTFLASINVQADLVAPIIVQQRLWGLLAAHHHEMRPWSIADVEFIKNQAQSLSSDLQQMG, from the coding sequence ATGTTTGATCGAAGTCTCCATCAGGTGAATGAGCGACTCAATCGCACCCTAACCCGTAACCAGGTGTTACAACAAGTCACGGATCAAACACGTTCTAAACTCCAGGTCAGTCGCGTTGTTATTTACTACTTCTATCGGGAATGGAAAGGACAAGTCATCATCGAATCCCTGAATCAAAATAGATTTTCGATTTTAGGATCTACAGGGGCCGATGATTGCTTTACGGAGGATTATGCCCAACAGTATCTTCAAGGAAAAATTTTACAAATTGCAGATGTGGGAGCGAGTGGCTTGGATCCCTGTCATTTAACGTTTTTAGCCTCTATCAATGTCCAGGCAGATTTGGTTGCACCGATTATTGTCCAACAGCGATTATGGGGGCTATTGGCAGCTCATCACCATGAAATGCGTCCCTGGTCAATCGCAGACGTAGAATTCATCAAAAATCAAGCCCAAAGCCTCAGTTCGGATTTACAACAAATGGGCTAG
- a CDS encoding hypothetical protein (conserved protein with amidinotransferase domain) — MTNQTRILMCSPDYYEVDYVINPWMEGNVHKSSQTQAIAQWQGLYKIIKEYAIVDLIPPAKGWPDMVFTANAGLVLGQKAILSRFYHPERQGEEPFFKQWFADHGFQVYELPQDLPFEGAGDALFDRESGALWAGYGFRSELDSHAYIAQWLDVEVLSLRLIDPRFYHLDTCFCPLSGGYLLYYPPAFDTYSNALIERRIPENKRLVVPEPDAVNFACNAVNVGNVIIMNKISTELEQAIAEKGFQVKQTALTEFLKAGGAAKCLTLKTTEPIQAKAQANAPVDSRIVHLEGHLLDAGILNQALDLINEQGGSAKVLNFNLGIERKNTSSANVRVSAPSATTMEDIMSALIEMGAISTTEDEIQDANLETVSQMGVAPDDFYVTNIYPTEVRVKGQWIKVQHQRMDGAIAITENNGTITARCRLLRDLQVGEKVVVGVDGIRTHHKVKNRNTTEKQEFSFMGAGVSSERRVELVVEQIAWELQKIRAQGGKVVVTAGPVVIHTGGAQHLASLIRRGYVHTLLGGNAIAVHDIEQSMMGTSLGVDMNKGMPVRGGHRHHLKVINTIRRCGSIANAVSQGLITKGVMYECVKNNVPFCLAGSIRDDGPLPDTEMDLIRAQEEYARLLEGTNMILMLSTMLHSIGVGNMTPAGVKMVCVDINPAVVTKLSDRGSVESVGVVTDVGLFLSLLTRQLDRLSQEAITVA; from the coding sequence ATGACCAACCAAACCCGCATTTTGATGTGTTCCCCTGACTATTATGAGGTGGACTATGTCATCAACCCTTGGATGGAAGGGAACGTCCACAAATCATCCCAAACCCAGGCGATCGCCCAATGGCAGGGGTTATACAAAATCATCAAAGAATATGCGATCGTTGATCTCATTCCCCCGGCCAAAGGCTGGCCCGATATGGTTTTCACCGCCAATGCTGGCCTTGTGCTCGGACAGAAAGCCATTCTCAGTCGCTTCTACCATCCCGAACGTCAGGGAGAAGAGCCTTTCTTTAAGCAATGGTTCGCTGACCATGGCTTTCAAGTTTATGAATTGCCCCAGGATCTCCCCTTCGAGGGGGCGGGGGATGCTCTCTTTGACCGAGAAAGTGGCGCCCTGTGGGCTGGCTATGGTTTCCGGTCCGAATTAGATTCCCATGCCTACATTGCCCAGTGGCTTGATGTGGAAGTGTTGTCCTTGCGCCTCATTGATCCCCGTTTTTATCATCTCGATACCTGTTTTTGCCCCCTCAGTGGTGGTTATCTCCTCTACTATCCACCTGCCTTTGATACCTATTCCAATGCCTTGATTGAACGGCGCATTCCCGAAAATAAGCGGCTTGTTGTGCCGGAACCTGATGCGGTGAACTTCGCCTGCAATGCGGTGAATGTAGGCAATGTGATCATCATGAATAAAATCAGCACAGAACTGGAACAGGCGATCGCCGAAAAAGGATTCCAGGTCAAACAAACTGCCCTCACAGAATTCCTAAAAGCTGGGGGGGCCGCAAAATGTCTGACCCTCAAGACCACAGAACCCATCCAAGCTAAAGCCCAAGCCAATGCTCCCGTCGACAGCCGGATTGTTCACCTGGAAGGACATCTCCTCGATGCTGGTATTTTGAACCAAGCCTTGGATTTGATCAATGAACAGGGAGGCAGCGCTAAGGTACTCAACTTCAACCTCGGCATTGAGCGCAAAAACACTTCCTCAGCCAACGTGCGGGTGTCGGCTCCTTCCGCGACCACCATGGAAGATATTATGTCAGCCCTGATTGAAATGGGGGCAATTAGTACCACTGAGGACGAAATCCAAGATGCCAACCTTGAAACGGTCAGTCAAATGGGAGTGGCACCCGATGATTTTTATGTGACGAATATCTATCCGACGGAAGTGCGAGTCAAAGGCCAATGGATCAAGGTTCAGCACCAACGGATGGATGGGGCGATCGCCATCACCGAAAACAATGGCACAATTACTGCCCGTTGCCGCCTACTGCGGGATCTCCAGGTGGGTGAAAAGGTCGTGGTCGGTGTCGATGGTATTCGTACCCACCACAAAGTGAAAAACCGCAACACCACTGAAAAACAAGAATTCAGCTTCATGGGGGCTGGGGTTTCTAGTGAGCGTCGGGTAGAACTGGTGGTCGAACAAATCGCCTGGGAACTGCAAAAAATTCGGGCCCAAGGGGGGAAAGTCGTCGTCACCGCTGGCCCCGTGGTGATCCATACGGGAGGGGCACAACATCTCGCTAGCTTAATTCGTCGGGGTTATGTCCACACGCTATTAGGAGGCAATGCGATCGCCGTCCATGATATTGAACAATCTATGATGGGTACTTCCCTTGGCGTCGATATGAACAAAGGTATGCCCGTGCGCGGTGGCCACCGCCATCATTTAAAAGTCATTAACACCATCCGCCGCTGTGGCAGCATCGCCAATGCTGTCTCCCAGGGACTCATCACCAAAGGGGTAATGTACGAGTGCGTTAAAAATAATGTACCCTTTTGCCTTGCGGGTTCTATTCGCGATGATGGCCCCCTCCCTGATACAGAAATGGATCTAATCCGCGCCCAGGAAGAATATGCCCGTCTTCTGGAAGGTACCAACATGATCTTGATGTTATCGACCATGCTCCATTCCATTGGTGTTGGGAATATGACCCCCGCCGGAGTGAAAATGGTTTGCGTTGATATTAACCCTGCTGTTGTTACTAAATTAAGCGATCGCGGTTCCGTAGAATCCGTCGGGGTGGTGACCGACGTGGGCCTGTTCCTGAGCCTCTTAACCAGACAACTTGATCGTCTGAGCCAAGAAGCGATCACCGTTGCTTAG
- the mgtE gene encoding magnesium transporter: MTTSAKHTELRQLVRSQLLILLESNNLQGAKSLLVPVQPVDIAEAIEDLPESMQVIAFRLLSKAEAIEVYEYLDSSVQQALVQKFKRQEVQDVVDQMSPDDRVRLFDELPAKIVRQLLEQLSPEERQATNLLLGYEEDTAGRVMTPEYISLKETFTVAETIERIRQQANKSEIIYYLYVTNASRQLVGIVSLRDLVIADLDLPLSAIMTRDVVSVHTDTDQEEVARTIQRYDLLALPVVDRENRLVGVVTVDDVIDIIEQETTEDIYALGGLQTDGDNYFQMNLWTVARQRVVWLFVLLITNTFTGWIIKSQEALLQEVVILAAFIPLLTGTGGNVGAQSSTVVIRGLNTEDLNDLGPGKVVIREAIAGALLGLILGTVVIIWAYFLQGDLAVAISVGVSLVAIAVLASVAGSSLPFLFRYLGLDPALMSAPFITTAVDVIGVLIYFNIARLMLGL, translated from the coding sequence ATGACTACATCTGCTAAACATACTGAGCTACGCCAGTTGGTCCGAAGCCAATTGCTGATTTTATTGGAATCGAATAATTTACAGGGGGCTAAATCATTATTGGTGCCTGTTCAGCCCGTTGATATTGCTGAGGCGATCGAAGATTTGCCAGAGTCAATGCAGGTGATCGCCTTTCGTTTACTCTCCAAAGCTGAGGCCATCGAAGTCTATGAATATCTCGATTCTTCTGTGCAGCAAGCCCTTGTGCAGAAGTTCAAACGTCAGGAGGTGCAAGATGTCGTTGACCAGATGTCTCCCGATGACCGGGTGCGTCTTTTTGATGAACTACCCGCTAAGATTGTCCGGCAACTGCTAGAGCAACTGAGCCCAGAAGAAAGACAAGCCACGAACTTACTTTTGGGCTACGAAGAGGATACTGCGGGTCGGGTGATGACCCCAGAATACATCTCCCTCAAAGAAACCTTTACGGTTGCCGAGACCATTGAGCGAATTCGCCAACAGGCCAACAAATCAGAAATCATCTACTACCTCTACGTCACCAATGCTTCTCGCCAGCTCGTTGGGATCGTTTCCCTACGAGATTTGGTCATTGCAGACTTAGATCTGCCGCTATCGGCAATTATGACCCGGGATGTGGTTTCGGTGCATACGGATACAGACCAAGAGGAAGTGGCCCGGACCATCCAACGCTATGACCTATTGGCCTTGCCAGTGGTAGACCGAGAAAACCGTCTGGTCGGCGTGGTGACGGTTGATGATGTGATTGACATTATTGAGCAAGAAACGACCGAAGATATTTATGCTCTGGGGGGTCTGCAGACGGATGGGGATAATTATTTCCAGATGAACCTATGGACAGTGGCACGGCAACGGGTAGTGTGGCTGTTTGTGCTGTTGATTACAAATACGTTTACGGGCTGGATCATTAAATCTCAGGAAGCATTACTGCAAGAGGTGGTGATTCTTGCTGCGTTTATTCCGCTCCTCACAGGGACGGGGGGAAATGTGGGGGCCCAGTCTTCAACGGTGGTGATCCGGGGTCTGAACACCGAGGATCTCAATGATCTAGGGCCAGGAAAAGTGGTTATCCGTGAGGCGATCGCCGGGGCATTGTTGGGGCTCATCTTAGGCACTGTGGTGATTATTTGGGCCTATTTTCTCCAGGGAGATCTGGCGGTGGCAATTTCGGTGGGTGTCAGCTTGGTGGCGATCGCGGTATTGGCTTCTGTGGCAGGCTCTTCGTTACCTTTCCTATTCCGCTACTTGGGCCTGGACCCGGCCTTAATGTCCGCTCCTTTTATCACGACCGCAGTAGATGTGATTGGCGTTTTGATTTACTTCAATATCGCTCGGCTGATGTTGGGGTTATGA
- a CDS encoding WD-repeat protein, which yields MPTGKKQQRFEIAEFGLLLLALLVWLWEWRLGGGYLITTLLLWGAVGLSFFNRLAQQKQQRRQTLGMLRGLEQRIQAQFKDALEPLEAKIRQATEHRSHPKQVETEEELQTYLHSFETALTQVVQYLNQAALDERLTNLEQAFLAQHQEPATQRSAPGLAVGADLEAIADPWETIFPTTASPEPPPKQQWQLLRTLAAHKDCVSALAFSHDQRFLASGGWDHQLKLWQVEDGKQISQVTAHDQGILNLKFIPLEDSAQGLAIASSGFSSEIKLWQLDPQRSIPQLELQQTLEGHLGAVYALAVTVNKRLISGSHDQTLRQWQLQDGRLTQETLDLNDQIQAIALAPQENLFISGGTEGVLKFWRTPDHHLLGSLKNDPAETIQAIAIRADGKLFASGGDQGLIHLWQLDLNTLETLPETVPCFTLKAHDKPITKLLFSGQGNFLFSGSADSTIKVWQLGIPEPLTTLYFSEADHSDHQRLLSLALSADGRTLAAGGSDGSIKLWRQI from the coding sequence ATGCCAACGGGGAAAAAGCAACAACGATTTGAGATAGCAGAATTTGGTTTACTGCTCCTTGCATTGTTGGTGTGGCTCTGGGAGTGGCGTCTAGGCGGTGGGTATCTCATCACAACCCTATTACTCTGGGGGGCAGTCGGGCTAAGTTTTTTTAATCGTCTCGCCCAACAAAAACAGCAACGGCGGCAGACCCTTGGGATGCTCAGGGGGCTAGAGCAACGGATTCAGGCGCAGTTCAAAGACGCCCTCGAACCCTTGGAGGCAAAAATTCGCCAAGCAACTGAGCATAGGAGTCATCCGAAGCAAGTGGAGACGGAGGAGGAGCTTCAAACCTATCTCCACAGTTTTGAAACTGCTTTAACCCAGGTGGTGCAATATTTAAACCAAGCGGCCTTAGATGAGCGCTTGACCAATCTGGAACAGGCTTTTTTAGCACAGCATCAGGAGCCGGCTACTCAGCGATCGGCTCCAGGGCTTGCGGTGGGGGCCGATCTAGAGGCGATCGCTGACCCTTGGGAAACAATTTTCCCCACGACGGCCTCCCCGGAACCGCCCCCAAAACAACAGTGGCAACTTCTAAGAACCTTGGCCGCCCACAAAGATTGTGTGAGTGCTTTAGCGTTTAGCCATGATCAACGGTTTCTTGCCAGCGGTGGTTGGGACCATCAACTCAAGTTGTGGCAGGTGGAAGATGGTAAACAAATTTCCCAGGTGACAGCCCATGACCAGGGGATTCTGAATCTGAAGTTTATCCCGTTGGAAGACAGCGCCCAGGGTTTGGCGATCGCCAGCAGTGGTTTTTCCTCAGAAATCAAGCTCTGGCAGCTAGATCCCCAAAGAAGCATTCCCCAATTAGAACTCCAGCAAACCCTAGAGGGGCACCTCGGGGCGGTCTATGCTCTGGCGGTGACGGTAAATAAAAGGCTCATCAGTGGCAGCCACGATCAGACCCTCCGGCAATGGCAACTCCAGGATGGTCGCCTTACCCAAGAAACCCTTGATCTTAATGATCAAATTCAGGCGATCGCCCTGGCGCCTCAAGAAAATCTGTTTATCAGTGGGGGGACAGAAGGTGTACTGAAATTTTGGCGCACCCCAGACCACCACCTGCTTGGTAGCCTTAAAAATGATCCCGCTGAAACCATTCAGGCGATCGCCATTCGCGCTGATGGAAAACTGTTTGCCTCAGGCGGCGATCAGGGGTTAATTCACCTGTGGCAGTTAGATCTCAATACCCTGGAAACTCTCCCTGAAACAGTACCTTGTTTTACCCTGAAAGCCCACGACAAACCAATCACCAAACTCCTATTCAGTGGCCAAGGTAATTTTTTATTCAGTGGCAGCGCCGACAGCACAATCAAAGTTTGGCAATTGGGAATTCCGGAGCCCCTCACTACACTCTATTTCAGTGAAGCCGACCACAGTGATCACCAGCGCCTTCTTTCCCTGGCCCTGAGTGCTGATGGTCGCACCCTCGCCGCCGGGGGATCCGATGGTAGCATCAAGCTTTGGCGACAAATTTAG
- the sigE gene encoding group 2 sigma factor yields the protein MTIAKQSKSQGSFDSLTDPISSDELALFDPDETSLRNGQTTDLVRLYLQDIGRVPLLERDEELTEARKVQNYIQLLEKRQGGADAGDAVLAEFLKCINIHDRLAIELGCRPPISRWAQEMGLDRDVLRENIRQGKQRWADLVGLTVKELDSVLKAGAKAKEHMIQANLRLVVSVAKKYQNRGLELLDLIQEGTLGLERAVDKFDPTKGYRFSTYAYWWIRQGITRAIATQSRTIRLPVHVTEKLNKIKKAQRQISQTQGCTPSIEDVAQSLDMTAEQVREVLQKVPRSVSLEIRVGKDRDTELGDLLETQDASPEENLVRESLQRDLENLLTELTDREREVIQLRYGLGDGKTYSLAEIGRMLELSRERVRQIEAKALQKLRQPKRRNMMRDYLDTLS from the coding sequence ATGACCATTGCCAAGCAGTCTAAGAGCCAAGGTTCCTTTGACTCCCTTACCGACCCCATTAGCAGTGATGAGTTGGCCCTATTTGATCCCGACGAAACCAGTCTTCGGAATGGCCAAACCACAGACTTGGTGAGGCTTTATTTACAGGACATTGGGCGCGTACCGTTGCTCGAACGTGATGAGGAATTAACGGAAGCACGCAAGGTCCAAAATTATATCCAGCTTTTGGAAAAACGACAAGGGGGGGCAGACGCTGGCGATGCAGTACTGGCAGAATTTCTTAAGTGCATCAATATCCATGACCGACTGGCCATCGAATTGGGCTGTCGCCCCCCGATCAGTCGCTGGGCCCAGGAGATGGGTCTGGACCGGGACGTTCTCCGGGAAAACATTCGTCAGGGCAAACAGCGGTGGGCTGACTTAGTGGGACTGACGGTCAAGGAGCTTGATTCAGTTCTCAAAGCTGGAGCCAAGGCAAAGGAACATATGATTCAGGCAAACCTCCGCTTGGTGGTGTCTGTCGCTAAAAAATACCAAAACCGTGGTTTAGAACTGTTAGATCTGATTCAAGAGGGCACTCTCGGCTTAGAACGGGCGGTGGATAAGTTTGACCCGACAAAGGGTTATCGCTTTTCAACCTATGCTTATTGGTGGATTCGTCAGGGCATTACCCGGGCGATCGCCACCCAAAGTCGTACCATTCGACTCCCTGTCCATGTCACCGAAAAACTCAATAAAATCAAAAAAGCCCAACGACAAATTTCCCAGACCCAAGGCTGTACCCCCAGCATCGAAGACGTGGCCCAATCCCTCGATATGACTGCCGAACAGGTACGGGAGGTGCTCCAAAAAGTGCCCCGCTCGGTTTCCCTGGAAATCCGTGTGGGGAAAGATCGTGACACAGAGTTAGGTGATCTTTTAGAAACCCAAGATGCTTCCCCTGAAGAAAACCTTGTGCGGGAGTCTCTCCAGCGAGACTTAGAAAATCTCCTCACAGAACTCACCGATCGTGAGCGAGAGGTCATTCAATTGCGCTATGGCTTGGGTGACGGGAAAACCTATTCCCTAGCAGAAATTGGCCGGATGTTGGAGTTGTCCCGGGAGCGGGTGCGTCAAATTGAGGCGAAAGCGCTCCAAAAGCTCCGTCAACCAAAGCGCCGCAACATGATGCGCGATTATTTAGATACGCTGTCCTAG
- the psbO gene encoding photosystem II manganese stabilizing protein PsbO, translated as MKLRSLLAAVLALCIGVLTACSEAPDAATVDVKQLTYDEILNTGLANSCPQIANFTRGSIAIAPGQTIEFSDLCLEPQTYFVKEEPLNKRREAEFIEGKPLTRYTSSLEQMTGKISADNDGILTFVEEDGIDFQPVTVQLPGGDQVPFLFTIKNLVASTSTPSDSINTSTDFVGKFRVPAYRGAVFLDPKARGVSSGYDNAVALPSQADNSELTRANVKQYDARTGEISLQIAKIDEKTGEIAGTFESEQTSSTDMGAEDPEEVRIRGIFYARLKAA; from the coding sequence ATGAAGTTACGTTCGTTATTAGCAGCCGTTTTGGCTCTGTGCATCGGCGTGCTCACTGCCTGTAGCGAAGCACCCGATGCCGCAACCGTCGATGTCAAGCAATTAACATACGACGAAATTCTCAATACAGGTCTTGCGAACTCCTGCCCCCAAATCGCCAACTTTACCCGGGGTTCCATTGCGATCGCCCCCGGCCAAACCATCGAGTTTTCTGACCTTTGTTTAGAGCCCCAAACCTACTTCGTTAAAGAAGAGCCCCTCAACAAACGTCGGGAAGCCGAATTTATCGAAGGGAAGCCCCTAACCCGTTACACCTCTTCTCTCGAACAAATGACCGGGAAGATTAGCGCTGATAACGATGGGATTTTGACCTTCGTAGAAGAAGATGGGATTGACTTCCAGCCAGTAACTGTCCAGTTGCCCGGTGGCGATCAAGTGCCTTTCCTTTTCACCATCAAAAACCTGGTGGCCAGCACTTCTACCCCGTCTGATTCGATCAATACATCCACCGACTTTGTGGGCAAATTCCGCGTCCCCGCTTACCGCGGTGCCGTCTTCCTCGATCCAAAAGCCCGGGGTGTTTCCAGTGGTTATGACAACGCCGTTGCCCTGCCTTCCCAAGCAGACAATAGTGAGTTGACCCGTGCCAACGTCAAGCAGTACGATGCGCGCACTGGTGAAATTTCTCTCCAGATCGCTAAAATTGACGAAAAAACAGGGGAAATCGCTGGCACTTTTGAAAGTGAGCAAACTTCCTCCACTGACATGGGTGCAGAAGATCCCGAAGAAGTCCGGATTCGCGGTATTTTCTACGCTCGCTTAAAAGCGGCTTAA